A part of Melittangium boletus DSM 14713 genomic DNA contains:
- a CDS encoding M14 family metallopeptidase, with product MTELLTRAEASNHTQTSRHADVLAFVDALCARTKLAKRVDFGQSGEGQPLTALVVSDRNCFTPELARKQKKVIVMVEANIHAGEVEGKESVLALARDLTLTKLGAKLLDKLCLVLVPDFNPDGNDRISPDNRKLDLKNLEGQVNPEGGVGTRYTGEGWNLNRDSMKQEAPETRAIAKLHQQWWPHVFIDCHTTDGSIHAFDLTYDTSHSNEPLFQELRNFNRVMLERVAQAVSKRHGFDSFWYGNYKEEGDPRSGWHTYPALPRFGSHYRGLLGRIDVLLETYSYLDFPRRCEVMRAWLLELFRDAAKNASAYLAITSAEEARVIARGKSPDVSQLVGINYGVATRDDKGALVFEYPAHVKPGDEAELLSFDEASITARRYPGKRKKTYRVPHHRTFIPTQAVSTPSGYLVPESLASRLEGHGIRFERLDAPQRFTVDSYRVARREETFSPDVAANVPPPGQAEVPLSQKPKPVRFETVLTVAPERSSREFPKGTLHVPTAQRTGTLAVYLLEPHSDDGFCRWRFLDDGITVGELYPVHRVVAPVSAPKKAE from the coding sequence ATGACCGAGCTGCTCACCCGCGCCGAAGCCTCGAACCATACCCAGACCTCGCGGCACGCCGATGTGCTCGCCTTCGTCGATGCGCTCTGTGCCCGGACGAAACTCGCGAAGCGGGTGGACTTCGGCCAGAGCGGCGAGGGCCAGCCCCTGACCGCCCTGGTGGTGAGCGATCGCAACTGCTTCACCCCGGAGCTGGCGCGCAAGCAGAAGAAGGTCATCGTGATGGTGGAGGCCAACATCCACGCTGGCGAGGTGGAGGGCAAGGAGTCCGTGCTCGCGCTCGCGCGGGACCTCACGCTCACGAAGCTCGGCGCGAAGCTCCTCGACAAGCTGTGCCTCGTGCTGGTGCCGGACTTCAACCCCGATGGCAACGACCGCATCAGCCCGGACAACCGCAAGCTCGACCTGAAGAACCTCGAGGGCCAGGTGAATCCCGAGGGCGGCGTGGGCACGCGCTACACCGGCGAGGGCTGGAATCTCAATCGCGACAGCATGAAGCAGGAGGCGCCGGAGACGCGCGCCATCGCGAAGCTCCACCAGCAGTGGTGGCCGCACGTCTTCATCGACTGCCACACCACCGACGGCAGCATCCATGCCTTCGATCTGACCTACGACACGTCGCACTCGAACGAGCCGCTCTTCCAGGAGCTGCGGAACTTCAACCGCGTCATGCTCGAGCGCGTGGCCCAGGCGGTGTCCAAGCGTCATGGCTTCGACAGCTTCTGGTACGGCAACTACAAGGAAGAGGGCGATCCCCGCTCGGGTTGGCACACCTACCCGGCGCTTCCGCGCTTCGGCAGCCACTACCGCGGCCTGCTCGGACGCATCGACGTGTTGCTGGAGACCTACAGCTACCTGGACTTCCCGCGCCGCTGCGAGGTGATGCGCGCGTGGCTGTTGGAGCTGTTCCGCGACGCCGCGAAGAACGCCAGCGCCTACCTCGCCATCACCTCCGCCGAGGAGGCCCGCGTCATCGCGCGCGGAAAGTCACCCGATGTGTCTCAGCTCGTGGGCATCAACTACGGCGTGGCCACGCGCGACGACAAGGGCGCGCTCGTGTTCGAGTACCCGGCCCACGTGAAGCCCGGCGACGAAGCGGAACTCCTGTCCTTCGACGAGGCGAGCATCACCGCGCGCCGCTACCCCGGCAAACGCAAGAAGACCTATCGTGTTCCCCACCACCGCACGTTCATTCCCACGCAGGCGGTGAGCACGCCCTCGGGCTACCTCGTTCCGGAGTCGCTGGCCTCGCGCCTGGAGGGCCACGGCATCCGTTTCGAGCGCCTGGACGCTCCCCAGCGCTTCACCGTAGACAGCTACCGGGTGGCCCGGCGCGAGGAGACATTCAGCCCCGACGTGGCCGCCAACGTCCCCCCGCCCGGCCAGGCCGAGGTGCCCCTCAGCCAGAAGCCCAAGCCCGTGCGCTTCGAGACGGTGCTCACCGTGGCCCCGGAGCGCTCCTCGCGCGAGTTCCCCAAGGGCACGCTCCACGTCCCCACCGCCCAGCGCACGGGCACCCTGGCCGTGTACCTGCTCGAGCCCCACTCGGACGATGGTTTCTGCCGTTGGCGCTTCCTGGATGACGGCATCACCGTGGGCGAGCTGTACCCGGTCCACCGCGTGGTGGCGCCGGTGAGCGCGCCCAAGAAGGCCGAGTGA